The following are encoded together in the Bacillus cereus group sp. RP43 genome:
- a CDS encoding class I SAM-dependent methyltransferase — protein MNELEYKNFYDKVGSTNGWDFSKLKCETVGDTWDFYSEVKERCKPSHILLDVGTGGGENVLKIASSAASLIGIDNSNGMIKKAHSNLNKAGVQNVEFLQMDSEALTFPHAHFDIASSCHAPFVASELAKVIKKGAFFLTQQVSEHDKLNLKEAFGRGQCLDERDGTLKDKYMGELISAGFELVQVREYDVTDYYSTPEDLIFLLKHTPIIPRFGEVEEDFNILQKFIDTNSSEKGIRTNSKRFMIIAVKS, from the coding sequence ATGAACGAATTAGAGTATAAAAACTTTTATGATAAAGTGGGAAGTACAAACGGCTGGGATTTTAGTAAGCTGAAATGTGAGACTGTAGGAGACACTTGGGACTTTTATAGCGAAGTGAAAGAAAGATGTAAACCATCACATATTCTACTTGATGTTGGTACAGGTGGGGGAGAGAATGTACTTAAAATAGCATCTTCAGCTGCATCACTGATTGGAATAGATAATTCTAATGGAATGATCAAAAAAGCACATTCTAATTTGAATAAAGCAGGTGTACAAAACGTTGAATTTCTTCAAATGGATTCTGAAGCTTTAACGTTTCCGCATGCTCATTTTGATATTGCTTCAAGTTGTCATGCGCCGTTTGTAGCATCTGAATTGGCAAAGGTAATAAAAAAAGGTGCTTTTTTCTTAACACAACAAGTTAGTGAACATGATAAATTAAATTTAAAAGAAGCATTTGGAAGAGGGCAATGTTTAGATGAAAGAGATGGTACGTTAAAAGATAAGTATATGGGTGAACTTATTAGTGCAGGATTTGAACTCGTACAAGTACGTGAATATGATGTTACTGATTATTACAGTACGCCTGAAGATCTCATATTCTTATTAAAACATACTCCTATTATTCCTAGATTTGGAGAAGTGGAAGAGGATTTTAATATTTTACAAAAGTTCATTGATACTAATAGCTCTGAAAAAGGTATTCGTACGAATTCGAAAAGGTTTATGATTATTGCTGTTAAATCATAG
- a CDS encoding SDR family oxidoreductase: MKPLQGKVAVVAGATRGAGRGIAMMLGEAGATVYVTGRSIKGNSSCMGRTETIEETAELVTKQGGKGIAVRVDHTIEEDIKALFTKIQEEQNGQLDILVNDVWGGDPLTEWEKPFWEHNLHNGLLMQQRAVHSHIMTSHYGVPLMVKNKKGLVIEITGGVDYQYCGNLYYSLAKISTIHLAEAMAKDLEQHNITAVAVSPGFLRSEAMLDIFGVTEGNWRDGAKQDPHFIASETPFFVGRAVAALAGDPNIHEKTGRALSSWELGREYGFTDMDGRRPDWGKYFEENVLNQN, from the coding sequence ATGAAACCATTACAAGGTAAAGTAGCAGTTGTAGCAGGGGCAACAAGAGGTGCTGGAAGAGGTATTGCGATGATGCTTGGAGAAGCCGGTGCAACTGTATATGTAACAGGAAGAAGTATAAAAGGGAATTCATCCTGTATGGGGAGAACTGAAACGATTGAAGAGACTGCAGAGCTTGTTACAAAGCAAGGCGGAAAAGGAATCGCAGTCCGTGTTGACCACACAATAGAAGAAGATATTAAAGCATTATTTACAAAGATTCAGGAAGAACAAAATGGACAGCTTGATATTTTAGTAAACGATGTTTGGGGCGGCGATCCTTTAACAGAATGGGAGAAACCTTTCTGGGAACACAACTTACATAACGGACTACTTATGCAACAAAGAGCTGTACATTCTCATATAATGACAAGCCATTACGGTGTACCATTAATGGTGAAAAATAAAAAGGGACTTGTAATTGAAATTACAGGCGGTGTCGACTATCAATACTGTGGCAATTTATACTATAGTTTAGCAAAAATCTCAACAATTCATTTAGCAGAAGCAATGGCGAAAGATTTAGAACAACACAATATTACAGCGGTTGCAGTTAGTCCAGGATTCCTTCGTTCAGAAGCAATGTTAGATATATTTGGTGTAACAGAGGGGAATTGGCGAGACGGAGCAAAACAAGATCCTCATTTTATCGCATCGGAAACGCCTTTCTTCGTTGGGAGAGCAGTAGCAGCTTTAGCAGGTGATCCAAATATTCATGAAAAAACTGGACGAGCGCTAAGTTCATGGGAATTAGGAAGGGAGTATGGATTTACAGATATGGATGGAAGACGACCAGATTGGGGAAAATACTTCGAAGAAAATGTTTTAAATCAAAATTAA
- a CDS encoding CPBP family glutamic-type intramembrane protease has translation METKIIGTEKKIDSKSLLALGLLIISGIVYQLFAVLGGNIPEVLGMILETLWNVVLCAIIGYYFLGKISLEQFKHFNFKTLLLGVPLTIIVGMASSLIFSYIFEPATKNSVAEVISISMILFRVPFMLMGEELICTNIIIALQKLGFKFGTASLICSVLFALWHIPAYGFVPIQLLITIIPVRLALNYLWKNSKSIWVSWICHFIFDCISFVPMLFK, from the coding sequence GTGGAAACAAAAATTATAGGAACAGAGAAGAAAATTGATTCAAAATCTCTTTTAGCTTTGGGATTATTAATTATTTCCGGGATTGTATATCAACTTTTCGCAGTTTTAGGGGGAAATATACCTGAAGTATTGGGAATGATTCTTGAAACTTTATGGAATGTTGTATTATGTGCAATTATTGGATACTATTTTTTAGGGAAAATATCGTTAGAGCAATTTAAACATTTTAATTTTAAGACATTACTTTTGGGTGTGCCTTTAACAATTATCGTAGGTATGGCTTCCAGCTTAATATTCAGTTACATTTTTGAACCTGCAACTAAAAATTCCGTTGCTGAAGTAATAAGTATTTCTATGATTTTATTCCGTGTGCCCTTTATGTTAATGGGTGAAGAGTTGATTTGCACTAATATAATTATCGCATTACAAAAATTAGGATTTAAATTTGGCACGGCATCATTAATATGTAGCGTGTTGTTCGCTTTGTGGCATATTCCAGCTTATGGTTTTGTGCCAATACAGTTATTAATAACTATAATCCCAGTTAGATTAGCACTAAATTATTTATGGAAAAATTCAAAAAGTATTTGGGTAAGTTGGATTTGTCACTTTATTTTTGACTGTATTTCATTTGTACCAATGCTTTTTAAATAA
- a CDS encoding phosphotransferase, with protein sequence MNLGNPIAKGNTAEIYLCDNKVVKLFKEYLPNIESLYEAQKQKYTYSCGLHVPKVFEVTEIQGRQAIIMEYVEGESVGELLLNNLSKAEHYISICVSEQQKIHAICVNTDEMESMRERLKRQIKSVHKLDENQKRNILKKLDLIVFEPRLCHGDFHPFNLILSNNNVKIIDWVDASSGDIRADVFRTYLLYSQSSIELAEMYLHIYCKNTGLSREEIFQWAPIIIAARFSEKVSPQNEDYLNRLLNQYL encoded by the coding sequence TTGAATCTAGGAAATCCGATAGCCAAAGGAAATACGGCTGAAATTTATCTTTGTGATAATAAAGTTGTGAAATTGTTTAAAGAATACCTCCCTAATATAGAATCTCTATACGAAGCACAAAAACAAAAGTATACATATTCATGTGGTTTACACGTTCCTAAAGTATTTGAAGTTACAGAGATACAAGGTAGACAAGCTATTATTATGGAATATGTAGAAGGAGAAAGTGTTGGTGAGCTTTTGCTTAATAATTTAAGTAAAGCGGAGCATTACATAAGTATATGTGTTAGTGAACAACAAAAAATTCATGCTATATGTGTGAATACAGATGAAATGGAATCAATGAGAGAAAGGTTAAAGCGTCAAATAAAATCTGTACATAAACTGGATGAAAACCAAAAGAGGAATATATTGAAAAAATTAGATTTGATTGTATTTGAGCCTAGACTCTGCCATGGAGATTTTCATCCATTTAATCTCATTTTGAGTAATAATAATGTGAAAATTATAGATTGGGTAGATGCTAGTTCAGGTGATATTCGGGCAGATGTGTTTCGAACATACTTATTATACTCACAATCTTCAATAGAATTAGCTGAAATGTATTTACATATATACTGTAAAAATACAGGTTTATCAAGAGAAGAAATTTTTCAGTGGGCTCCTATTATTATTGCAGCTAGATTTTCTGAAAAAGTATCTCCGCAAAACGAAGACTATTTAAACAGATTATTGAATCAGTATTTGTAA
- a CDS encoding YetF domain-containing protein, whose translation MNILFESIILILTGIIVLKLTGSKSVSQMTRAEIIIVVSIGRIIVEPILSRKVVPSIFAAFIFAGVLLIIHFIELKSRKVEKFLNGTSIIVIENGEVLKKNLLRAKMSEQQLFMHLREKGIHEIKNLQQATVETNGRIGYQLTTKAQPVTLEMLEKLLEQYNLKK comes from the coding sequence ATGAATATACTTTTTGAAAGCATTATTTTAATCCTCACTGGAATTATTGTTTTAAAATTGACAGGTAGTAAATCTGTTAGCCAAATGACGAGAGCTGAAATTATTATTGTTGTTTCTATAGGTCGTATTATTGTAGAACCTATATTAAGTAGGAAAGTAGTCCCATCTATTTTTGCTGCGTTTATTTTTGCGGGTGTTTTACTTATCATTCATTTTATTGAATTGAAATCACGAAAAGTAGAAAAGTTTCTAAATGGAACTAGCATTATTGTTATAGAAAACGGAGAAGTTTTAAAAAAGAATTTATTACGTGCAAAAATGTCAGAACAACAATTATTTATGCATCTGAGAGAAAAAGGTATACATGAAATCAAGAATTTACAACAAGCAACTGTAGAAACGAATGGACGGATTGGGTATCAACTAACTACTAAGGCACAACCAGTTACTTTGGAAATGCTAGAGAAGCTATTAGAGCAATACAATCTTAAAAAATAG
- a CDS encoding M3 family oligoendopeptidase, with the protein MQNSNTIDIRNLHELEKELSTLLSTSISSGEDLENWLKAQSKLISEIEEQLRSHYIAFQCNTDNKEIKDTFEYDQQYVRPLLKRYQNSFDNTYLESPFRMQLDPKTYSLLDKKIKNAQTLFCEKNIDLEVKEDKLVTEYFEITGSLTAPWNGEEKTITELQSYLQDPNRDIRKKAKTLISERYLFVEKELQTILNELITIRHQKAKNIQLHNYRDYMFKKYERFDYTADDCYELAESVRKYVVPLIDNIFNEKKAELQVDILRPWDLKAAAPNQKVLKPIEDESDLIEKSSHILQKLDPEFSALLSRMHKNDCLDLESRKGKAPGGFCEHLPASQLSFIFMNLNHTHYDVTTFLHEMGHSIHNECMKQLELQKYLEIPSESAELASMTMELFSMEYWDTFYENTEEFIKAKLDFFKDIVKYLPQMLIVDQFQHWMYENPNHTAKERNEKYLELHNTYQSNVVNIEGYENWIATGWLPILHIFEIPFYYIEYAIAQLGALQMYKQYKENPKQALQNYKKALSLGSSKSLTEVYEAAGIRFDFSSETIKELMAFVEKEVELLKQI; encoded by the coding sequence ATGCAGAACTCTAATACGATTGATATTCGTAATTTACATGAGCTTGAAAAAGAACTGTCTACTTTATTAAGTACGTCTATTTCTTCTGGAGAAGATTTAGAAAACTGGCTAAAAGCTCAGTCAAAATTAATATCTGAAATCGAAGAACAATTAAGATCACACTATATTGCTTTTCAATGTAATACAGATAACAAAGAAATAAAAGATACGTTTGAATATGATCAACAATATGTAAGGCCTCTTTTGAAACGTTATCAAAATTCCTTTGATAATACATATTTAGAGTCACCATTTCGAATGCAACTTGATCCAAAAACTTATAGCTTACTAGATAAAAAAATAAAAAATGCGCAAACATTATTTTGTGAAAAGAACATTGATTTAGAAGTAAAAGAAGATAAATTAGTAACCGAGTACTTCGAAATTACAGGCAGTTTGACTGCGCCATGGAATGGCGAAGAAAAAACAATTACTGAACTACAATCTTACTTACAAGATCCGAATCGTGATATACGAAAAAAAGCAAAAACACTTATCTCTGAACGGTACTTATTTGTTGAAAAGGAACTACAAACCATTTTAAATGAGTTAATCACAATCCGTCATCAAAAGGCAAAAAACATTCAATTACATAATTATCGTGATTATATGTTTAAAAAATATGAACGTTTTGATTATACCGCTGATGATTGCTATGAACTTGCAGAATCCGTTCGTAAATACGTTGTGCCACTTATTGATAATATATTTAATGAGAAAAAAGCTGAACTTCAAGTAGATATACTTCGCCCGTGGGATCTAAAAGCAGCCGCACCAAATCAAAAAGTATTAAAACCTATTGAAGACGAGAGTGATTTAATCGAAAAAAGTTCTCATATTTTACAAAAACTAGACCCAGAATTTTCTGCATTATTAAGCCGTATGCATAAAAATGATTGCTTAGATTTAGAAAGTCGTAAAGGAAAAGCACCTGGAGGATTTTGCGAACACTTACCAGCTTCTCAATTATCTTTTATTTTTATGAATCTCAATCATACACATTATGATGTTACTACTTTCCTCCATGAAATGGGCCATAGTATTCATAATGAATGTATGAAGCAGCTAGAGCTACAAAAATATTTAGAAATCCCTTCAGAATCAGCTGAGCTAGCCAGCATGACAATGGAATTGTTTTCGATGGAGTATTGGGATACATTTTATGAGAATACAGAAGAATTTATAAAAGCAAAATTAGATTTCTTTAAAGATATTGTTAAGTATTTACCACAAATGCTTATCGTTGATCAATTCCAACATTGGATGTATGAAAATCCTAATCATACTGCTAAAGAAAGAAATGAAAAATATTTAGAATTACATAACACTTATCAATCGAATGTGGTAAATATTGAGGGTTATGAAAACTGGATAGCAACTGGCTGGTTACCTATACTACACATTTTCGAAATACCATTCTATTATATCGAATATGCAATCGCGCAACTTGGTGCATTGCAAATGTATAAACAATATAAAGAGAATCCTAAACAAGCACTACAAAATTATAAAAAAGCATTATCTCTAGGTAGCTCTAAATCCTTAACAGAAGTATATGAGGCAGCTGGAATTCGTTTTGATTTTTCTAGTGAGACAATAAAAGAATTAATGGCATTTGTAGAAAAGGAAGTGGAATTACTTAAACAAATATAA
- a CDS encoding glycosyltransferase, protein MTETNESLAGNLEKNVKFSIIIPAHNEEKYIRKCLDSIAKASKAYKDQTEVIVVLNRCTDNTEEIAKSYNCITLKNSDKNLSKIRNAGAKIASGEIIITIDADTQMTEFMLSNVDKYLASGKYIGGGVTGKFERISLGIFVSAMLIIIPLLFKYGAISVGIFWCYRKDFIAINGFNENMLMAEDADFAKRLKKWGKQNNKKFGTIKNGMITSCRRFDKYGDWALLKNPKVILAYLKGKDKKYADKTYYDNQER, encoded by the coding sequence ATGACTGAAACAAATGAATCGTTAGCAGGGAATCTAGAAAAAAATGTGAAGTTTTCTATTATAATTCCTGCACACAATGAAGAAAAGTACATTAGAAAATGTTTGGATTCAATTGCAAAGGCATCAAAGGCATATAAAGATCAAACTGAAGTCATAGTTGTTTTAAATCGCTGCACAGATAACACAGAAGAAATAGCAAAGTCTTATAACTGTATTACATTAAAAAATAGCGATAAAAACTTATCCAAAATCCGAAATGCAGGGGCCAAAATAGCTAGTGGAGAAATAATCATTACTATAGATGCTGATACCCAAATGACAGAGTTTATGTTATCTAATGTAGACAAATATTTAGCTTCAGGTAAATACATTGGTGGTGGGGTAACTGGGAAGTTTGAAAGAATATCTTTAGGAATATTCGTTTCCGCAATGTTAATAATAATTCCCTTACTTTTTAAGTATGGAGCTATATCTGTAGGGATTTTTTGGTGCTATAGAAAAGACTTTATAGCAATCAACGGATTTAATGAAAACATGCTTATGGCCGAAGATGCAGATTTCGCTAAACGATTAAAAAAATGGGGAAAGCAAAATAATAAGAAATTCGGTACAATTAAAAATGGAATGATAACTTCATGCAGAAGATTTGATAAATATGGAGACTGGGCTTTACTTAAAAATCCAAAAGTAATCTTAGCTTATCTAAAAGGAAAGGATAAAAAATACGCAGATAAAACATATTATGATAACCAAGAAAGGTAA
- a CDS encoding glyoxalase/bleomycin resistance/dioxygenase family protein, translating to MITHISDIKLQTVSIEGVKQVYKDILSFPIKTETASFIQFEVTPYTTISFQEVYEPIAPAHFAFEIPYSKFHETVRWLEGSGLLIVKWKDGNTIGEENGLFNLYFKDGDGNLLEIIAHSYIKEEVLVPHSPLNILYVREIGLPVKSVPVFTEWLKSNLDMKTKEDGDIFNFVIGGTAYIVATWWQRPWIPIAMKALTPKVHVSFGTTDQAFLQKIQNNFKKNGVPFESKHTEVLFIQQGYSFSVLHTPEFHSDIPRKLNLPLSI from the coding sequence GTGATTACACATATATCAGATATAAAACTACAAACGGTTTCTATAGAAGGGGTAAAACAAGTTTATAAAGACATATTATCTTTTCCGATAAAAACAGAAACCGCATCATTTATTCAATTTGAAGTAACACCGTATACAACAATTAGTTTTCAAGAAGTATATGAACCAATTGCACCTGCGCATTTCGCCTTTGAGATTCCATATTCAAAATTTCATGAAACAGTAAGATGGCTTGAAGGTTCTGGATTACTCATTGTGAAATGGAAAGATGGAAATACAATTGGTGAGGAGAACGGTCTATTCAATTTATACTTTAAAGACGGTGATGGAAATCTTCTCGAAATTATCGCACATAGTTATATTAAAGAGGAGGTATTAGTCCCGCATTCACCGTTAAACATTTTATACGTAAGGGAAATTGGTCTTCCGGTTAAAAGTGTACCTGTATTTACGGAATGGTTGAAATCAAATCTGGACATGAAAACGAAGGAAGATGGGGATATTTTTAACTTTGTTATAGGTGGCACTGCATATATCGTTGCAACTTGGTGGCAGCGACCGTGGATTCCAATCGCGATGAAAGCTTTAACACCGAAAGTACATGTTTCATTTGGAACAACAGATCAAGCATTTTTACAAAAAATCCAAAATAACTTTAAGAAAAATGGTGTTCCATTTGAAAGTAAACATACTGAAGTATTGTTTATTCAACAAGGGTATTCATTTTCTGTTTTGCATACACCGGAGTTTCATTCCGATATTCCTAGAAAATTAAACTTACCACTTTCTATATAG
- a CDS encoding VOC family protein, whose protein sequence is MSDTQTLRGLTTVSFWTNDLAAAKKWYTELLGSEPYFERPGYAEFRIGDYQHELGLIDSRYAPVDTVTGPAGAIVYWHVDDVTATFNKLLSMGAKEYEAPTERGVGFTTASVVDPFGNILGIMYNQHYLDVLISNEKA, encoded by the coding sequence ATGAGCGATACACAAACATTACGAGGACTAACTACAGTTAGTTTTTGGACAAATGATCTAGCTGCTGCAAAGAAGTGGTACACTGAGCTATTAGGAAGTGAACCATACTTTGAACGTCCAGGATATGCCGAATTTCGCATTGGAGACTACCAACATGAGCTTGGTTTAATCGATAGTCGTTATGCGCCAGTTGATACAGTGACCGGTCCAGCTGGTGCTATAGTGTACTGGCACGTTGATGATGTAACAGCAACTTTTAATAAGCTGTTGTCTATGGGAGCGAAAGAATATGAGGCACCTACAGAGCGCGGCGTGGGATTCACTACCGCTTCCGTAGTTGATCCTTTCGGAAACATATTAGGCATTATGTACAATCAGCACTATTTAGATGTGCTGATTTCGAACGAAAAAGCGTGA
- a CDS encoding EamA family transporter yields MKNTTKAYISALLYSFIIGFSFMFVKLALTITTPLDTLAHRFTIAFIAASIPVIFGFVKLNISFKNILALLPLAIFYPALFFAFQAFGLVYTSSSEAGIIQAAIPIFTMILASYFLKEYTNTWQKTSVFISVVGVIYIFIMNGIGTHETNFIGVILILLSALSSACYNVLARKMTKKFKLMDLTYTMTAIGFISFNFIAIASHINKGTITVYFKPFTNGTFLISILYLGLLSSLLTALLLNYSLSYVEAAKISVFSNLSTLITIIAGVVFLHEQIAYYHIVGTLMIVLGVIGTNFLGKKGIIAKKKNISLSK; encoded by the coding sequence ATGAAAAATACAACAAAAGCATATATATCAGCATTACTCTATTCATTTATTATTGGATTTTCATTTATGTTTGTGAAACTAGCACTAACCATTACAACCCCTCTTGATACTCTGGCTCATCGTTTTACAATTGCTTTCATAGCTGCAAGCATTCCGGTTATTTTCGGTTTTGTAAAGTTAAATATATCATTCAAAAACATACTTGCCCTTTTACCACTCGCAATATTTTATCCAGCATTATTCTTTGCTTTCCAAGCATTTGGCTTAGTATATACAAGTTCTTCTGAAGCTGGAATTATACAGGCTGCTATTCCTATATTTACAATGATACTCGCTTCCTATTTTTTAAAAGAGTATACGAATACATGGCAAAAAACATCTGTATTTATTTCTGTCGTCGGTGTCATATATATATTTATCATGAATGGTATAGGGACTCATGAAACGAACTTCATCGGCGTTATTCTCATTTTATTATCGGCATTATCATCTGCTTGCTACAATGTATTAGCTCGAAAAATGACAAAGAAATTCAAGCTAATGGATTTAACATACACAATGACAGCAATCGGTTTTATTAGTTTTAATTTCATCGCAATCGCCAGCCATATAAACAAAGGCACAATAACTGTATACTTTAAGCCATTTACAAACGGAACATTTCTTATATCCATTTTATATTTAGGATTACTATCATCCTTACTAACAGCCTTATTATTAAACTATTCATTATCTTATGTTGAAGCAGCTAAAATAAGTGTTTTTAGCAACTTATCTACACTTATTACCATTATCGCAGGCGTTGTATTCTTACACGAGCAAATCGCCTACTATCATATTGTCGGTACACTTATGATTGTTCTTGGAGTAATAGGCACAAATTTTCTAGGCAAAAAAGGAATCATAGCGAAAAAGAAGAATATCTCCTTGAGTAAATAA
- a CDS encoding phosphotransferase has product MKNVEKEILKLINKLYPLEFVEITPVTNEMYQCLAAQGTYFVRITNYKTYEEQLEEVTYTNFLYQKGLGVPPIIPSLKENLVEKITLDKELFTVLYKAAPGIHLPRSEWNSNVFKKLGQQIGKLHCISKNFESIKPVKHINDWYENEEYNFLNYIPKEETIIREIASDILTSIKNLSKNPTNYGLIHGDLWLENILVEINSNLTMIDFQDCEKHFYIFDLAVPIYSAIEYSFAGNGNIVDYVNSITKAILDGYQEENELPKEMIDKFPLFIKLKEIFEYSLMHMYWDKEELTEEQVRIMNLYRIKIENKYTYINM; this is encoded by the coding sequence ATGAAGAATGTAGAAAAAGAGATACTCAAACTAATTAATAAACTATATCCATTGGAGTTTGTTGAAATTACACCAGTAACAAATGAAATGTATCAATGTCTCGCAGCACAAGGCACTTACTTCGTTAGAATTACAAATTATAAAACATATGAAGAACAGTTAGAAGAAGTTACATATACGAACTTTTTATATCAAAAGGGCTTAGGAGTCCCTCCCATAATACCTTCTTTAAAGGAGAATTTAGTAGAGAAAATAACATTAGACAAAGAGCTTTTTACTGTATTATATAAAGCTGCTCCTGGTATACATTTACCAAGAAGCGAATGGAATTCTAATGTATTTAAAAAGCTTGGTCAACAAATTGGCAAATTACATTGTATATCTAAAAACTTTGAAAGTATTAAACCAGTAAAACATATAAACGACTGGTATGAAAATGAAGAGTATAATTTTCTTAACTATATCCCTAAAGAAGAGACTATTATTAGAGAAATTGCATCTGATATTTTAACTTCCATAAAAAATCTATCAAAAAACCCTACCAACTACGGCTTAATTCATGGAGATTTATGGTTAGAAAACATTTTAGTTGAAATTAATTCAAACTTAACAATGATTGATTTTCAAGACTGCGAAAAACATTTTTACATATTCGATTTAGCAGTTCCTATTTATAGTGCGATAGAATATTCTTTTGCTGGAAATGGCAATATTGTTGACTATGTGAATTCTATTACAAAAGCAATACTTGATGGGTATCAAGAGGAAAATGAACTACCTAAAGAGATGATAGACAAGTTTCCGTTGTTTATTAAATTAAAGGAGATTTTTGAATATAGTTTAATGCATATGTATTGGGATAAAGAAGAATTAACTGAGGAACAAGTACGGATAATGAATCTTTATAGAATAAAGATCGAAAATAAGTATACCTATATCAATATGTAA
- a CDS encoding PLP-dependent aminotransferase family protein, translating into MYKYLHVLNDIESMIQNGEIKEGKKLPSIRSLVTQYECNKATVIRALHELEKRHIIYSVPQSGYYVVKKSGSYIENNEMIDFASSAPDPDVFPYLDFQHCINKAIDTYKNDLFVYGTPKGLPSLIPVIQKQLANYQVFTKEENIFITSGVQQALAILTSISFPNEHNMILIEQPSYHLYIEYVETNNIPIIGIKRTHEGIDLNELERIFSTEKIKFFYTTPRFHHPLGTSYSKKEREKIIQLAKKYNVFIVEDDYLADLETDSKVDPFYSQDNCNHVIYLKSYSKIIFPGLRVGVAVIPQSIADAFYKYKKILDIDSPMISQAALEIYIKSGMFDRHKHKIKASYYNRSKKLAEVVEGVQNENPHLFTYRTVDPIGIHTCLQLKRNIVTDTFIKNLSKSQISIDSIDKNYLNNFQKERLLKLNVSNVKEDKIEEGIGKVIEEIKRMNRVDFQFKKE; encoded by the coding sequence ATGTATAAGTATTTACATGTTTTAAACGATATAGAAAGTATGATTCAAAATGGAGAGATAAAAGAAGGAAAGAAATTACCGTCTATACGGTCACTCGTCACGCAATATGAATGTAATAAGGCCACAGTGATACGAGCGTTGCATGAATTAGAAAAGCGCCATATTATTTATTCTGTACCTCAAAGTGGATACTACGTTGTTAAGAAATCTGGGAGTTATATAGAAAATAACGAGATGATTGATTTTGCTTCCTCAGCACCAGATCCAGATGTTTTTCCATACTTAGATTTTCAACATTGTATTAATAAGGCAATTGATACATATAAAAATGATTTGTTTGTATACGGAACACCGAAGGGTTTACCATCATTAATTCCAGTCATTCAAAAACAACTGGCAAACTATCAAGTCTTTACAAAAGAAGAAAATATCTTTATCACATCAGGTGTGCAGCAAGCACTTGCTATATTAACTTCTATATCATTTCCGAATGAACATAATATGATTCTAATTGAACAGCCAAGTTACCATTTATATATTGAATATGTAGAAACAAATAACATTCCTATAATCGGAATTAAGCGTACGCATGAAGGGATAGATTTAAATGAACTAGAGAGGATATTCAGCACAGAAAAAATCAAATTCTTTTATACAACTCCAAGATTTCATCATCCACTGGGAACGTCGTATTCTAAAAAAGAGAGAGAAAAAATTATTCAACTAGCGAAGAAATATAATGTATTTATAGTGGAAGATGATTATTTAGCAGATTTAGAAACTGATTCAAAAGTTGATCCTTTTTACAGTCAAGATAATTGTAACCATGTTATATATTTAAAAAGTTATTCGAAGATCATCTTTCCTGGTTTGCGAGTCGGTGTTGCAGTCATCCCACAATCTATTGCAGATGCCTTTTATAAGTATAAAAAGATTTTAGATATCGATAGTCCTATGATTTCGCAAGCTGCTTTAGAAATTTACATAAAGAGCGGAATGTTTGATCGACATAAACATAAAATAAAAGCATCTTACTACAATAGGTCAAAAAAACTAGCGGAAGTAGTAGAAGGTGTTCAAAATGAAAATCCCCATTTGTTTACTTATAGAACAGTAGATCCAATTGGGATACACACATGTTTACAGTTGAAAAGAAATATAGTCACGGATACATTTATTAAAAATTTAAGCAAGAGTCAAATAAGCATAGATTCTATTGATAAAAATTATTTAAATAACTTTCAGAAAGAGAGATTGTTAAAGTTAAATGTATCTAATGTAAAAGAAGACAAGATTGAAGAAGGGATTGGCAAAGTAATTGAGGAAATAAAACGAATGAACCGTGTGGATTTTCAGTTTAAAAAAGAATAA